The Streptomyces albofaciens JCM 4342 genome has a segment encoding these proteins:
- a CDS encoding LLM class flavin-dependent oxidoreductase yields MRVGAFILAAQFPGQGQGETLHRAVRSAEVAEEAGLDAVWLAEHHFMPYGVCPSAATLAALLLGRTDRIGVGTSVSVLPTQHPVALGEQAALLHLITGGRFTLGVGRGGPWVDLEVFGTGLDAYEKHFPESLDLLLRWLREPRVGAAGNRHSFREVAVVPRPSESLESPAGPPVVLACTSPGSVRLAAERGLPMLLGMHCGDEEKAEMVALWRRLSLAAGRAPAEVAAAEHVSAGVVQVGDTRQGAAEVLTKAMPGWLRRGLAAHETVDGRYRAMRDPLAYTELLCDLHPVGPPRLCADRLAASAERTGIRRFALLVEGSGDLAATEENVRRLGAEVLPLLG; encoded by the coding sequence ATGCGCGTTGGGGCATTCATCCTGGCCGCTCAGTTTCCCGGCCAGGGACAGGGGGAGACACTGCACCGCGCGGTGCGGTCCGCGGAGGTCGCCGAGGAGGCCGGGCTCGACGCGGTCTGGCTGGCCGAGCACCACTTCATGCCGTACGGGGTCTGCCCGTCGGCGGCGACGCTGGCCGCGCTGCTGCTGGGACGTACGGACAGAATCGGCGTCGGCACCTCCGTCAGCGTGCTGCCGACCCAGCACCCGGTCGCCCTCGGGGAGCAGGCGGCGCTGCTGCACCTGATCACCGGTGGCCGGTTCACCCTCGGGGTGGGCCGCGGCGGCCCCTGGGTGGACCTGGAGGTCTTCGGCACCGGCCTGGACGCCTATGAGAAGCACTTCCCCGAGTCGCTGGACCTGCTGCTGCGCTGGCTGCGCGAGCCCCGGGTCGGCGCCGCGGGGAACCGCCACTCCTTCCGCGAGGTCGCGGTCGTGCCGCGGCCCTCCGAGTCGCTGGAGTCGCCGGCCGGTCCGCCGGTCGTCCTGGCGTGCACCTCGCCCGGGTCGGTGCGGCTGGCCGCCGAGCGCGGGCTGCCCATGCTGCTGGGGATGCACTGCGGCGACGAGGAGAAGGCGGAGATGGTCGCGCTGTGGCGCCGTCTGTCGCTGGCCGCCGGGCGGGCCCCGGCCGAGGTCGCGGCGGCGGAGCACGTCTCGGCGGGCGTGGTGCAGGTCGGCGACACCCGCCAGGGCGCGGCCGAGGTGCTCACCAAGGCCATGCCGGGCTGGCTGCGGCGCGGCCTGGCGGCCCATGAGACGGTCGACGGCCGCTACCGCGCCATGCGCGACCCGCTGGCGTACACGGAACTGCTCTGCGATCTGCACCCGGTGGGACCGCCGCGGCTGTGTGCCGACCGGCTGGCGGCCTCGGCCGAGCGGACCGGCATCCGGCGCTTCGCGCTGCTCGTGGAGGGCTCCGGCGATCTGGCCGCCACGGAGGAGAACGTCCGGCGGCTGGGTGCCGAGGTGCTGCCGCTGCTCGGCTGA
- a CDS encoding SCO5389 family protein, with protein sequence MSLDVSPALLEQAERGEVDEAEFVDCVRTSLPYAWEMISSLVARLKVDGGQFADNQTPPPDEQARGQLLRALASDAIRGSLERHFGVRLAFQNCHRVAVFPLDPAVDDRLAAFTSIRGQLLNQSPALRDC encoded by the coding sequence ATGTCGCTCGACGTCTCACCGGCCCTCCTCGAACAGGCCGAGCGAGGCGAGGTCGACGAAGCCGAATTTGTCGACTGCGTCCGGACCTCCCTGCCGTACGCATGGGAGATGATCAGCTCGCTGGTGGCCCGGCTGAAGGTGGACGGCGGTCAGTTCGCCGACAACCAGACGCCGCCGCCGGACGAGCAGGCGCGCGGTCAGCTGCTGCGTGCGCTGGCGAGTGACGCGATACGCGGGTCCCTGGAGCGCCATTTCGGTGTGCGCCTGGCATTCCAGAACTGTCACCGGGTCGCGGTCTTCCCGCTCGACCCGGCGGTGGACGACAGGCTGGCCGCCTTCACCTCCATCCGTGGCCAGTTGCTGAACCAGTCGCCCGCACTGCGCGACTGCTGA
- the nucS gene encoding endonuclease NucS: MRLVIARCSVDYAGRLTAHLPSAPRLILVKADGSVSIHADDRAYKPLNWMSPPCTLKEGDGVWTVENKGGEKLIITLEEVMHDSSHELGVDPGLIKDGVEAHLQELLADRIETLGEGYSLIRREYPTAIGPVDILCRDADGGTVAVEIKRRGEIDGVEQLTRYLDLLNRDPHLAPVKGVFAAQEIKPQARVLATDRGIGCVVLDYNALRGIEDDKLRLF; this comes from the coding sequence ATGCGTCTCGTCATCGCCCGTTGCTCCGTGGACTACGCGGGCCGGCTCACCGCCCACCTCCCGTCGGCCCCCCGCCTCATCCTCGTGAAGGCGGACGGTTCGGTCTCCATCCACGCGGACGACCGCGCCTACAAACCCCTGAACTGGATGTCCCCGCCGTGCACCCTCAAGGAGGGCGACGGGGTGTGGACGGTGGAGAACAAGGGCGGCGAGAAGCTCATCATCACGCTGGAAGAGGTGATGCACGACTCGTCGCACGAGCTGGGCGTGGACCCGGGCCTGATCAAGGACGGGGTGGAGGCGCACCTTCAGGAACTGCTCGCCGACCGGATCGAGACACTCGGCGAGGGCTACTCGCTCATCCGCCGCGAATACCCCACCGCCATCGGCCCGGTGGACATCCTGTGCCGGGACGCGGACGGCGGGACGGTCGCCGTGGAGATCAAGCGGCGCGGTGAGATCGACGGCGTCGAGCAGCTCACCCGCTATCTCGACCTGCTCAACCGGGATCCGCATCTGGCCCCGGTCAAGGGCGTGTTCGCGGCCCAGGAGATCAAGCCGCAGGCCCGGGTGCTGGCCACCGACCGCGGCATCGGCTGCGTCGTGCTGGACTACAACGCGCTGCGCGGCATCGAGGACGACAAGCTGCGCCTGTTCTGA
- a CDS encoding ATP-binding protein has product MDPNTNRGPEEYGEQDAPATTPAPPHGGPGAAPGGPVRTVRLVSGPYLVTVNPVDGSEIEPCPPGEQPAVPGKHGPEERAELARAAAPPAVPVAAGRPAALLERAEETDRLVRLLSRGRSVRVTGPSGSGRTRLLDAVATACDGVAPDGVVRLSGYRRTPTDVMYELFAAVHRAPLHRPDRGELLRLLGEIGAIVVLDDLEFGGAALDELLGATPECAFLLAATPDVAAPSPGSHLEEVFLGGISRDACRELLEGVVGRPLTDEEAAWAADLWFESEGLPLRFVQAGALLRQRTGTSGAYGEPSDDVPAGGERPLPAAAEAASPAPLIAAGLSEAARETLRFAVALGGELPHQAHLPALAQDTHADAALGDLLGCGLITPAGGHYRLAATVQDQLTDAGYADDAGERALTAAQHYAWWAGHPSVTPERAAAESDAILAAMGVLTGSRDGGHPSAAVLLARTAAPAFAAALHWSAWERSLRHGAEAARIAGEVAEEAYFHHELGVLALCTGNVDRARAELEASIGLRGVLSDRRGAVAGRRALALVADRSGKFTPPAGTATPAGEEIPDARTEESASPPGGVPAALAAAPAVDATAPTVVNRSVASGKGTGGGPAKGRRALVLGARRNLVAAGAGALLVAVLGTVVTLGAVSGSDGGTGDKVTPEQSAQPGQSDDGLPADQPGADSTRTGQGGRPGTVTGHRSTAPGTPGTSGRPSTGPTGGATDPTTGGPTGGSTRPTDPTTRPTDGSTRPTGKPTDKPTDKPTDKPTDKPTDKPTDKPTPTDKPTSQEPTGTSGSTGSGGTGSASATTTGSGTAGGGTTGGDAPTAGGGSTGGTTGG; this is encoded by the coding sequence ATGGACCCGAACACCAACCGGGGACCTGAGGAGTACGGCGAGCAGGACGCCCCTGCGACGACGCCGGCGCCCCCGCACGGTGGCCCCGGCGCCGCCCCCGGCGGTCCCGTCCGCACCGTGCGGCTCGTCTCGGGCCCCTATCTCGTCACCGTCAACCCGGTCGACGGCAGCGAGATCGAACCCTGCCCGCCCGGCGAGCAGCCCGCCGTCCCCGGCAAGCACGGCCCCGAGGAGCGCGCCGAGCTGGCGCGCGCCGCCGCGCCGCCCGCCGTCCCGGTCGCCGCGGGCCGTCCGGCCGCGCTGCTGGAGCGCGCCGAGGAGACCGACAGACTGGTCCGGCTGCTGTCCCGCGGCAGATCCGTACGCGTCACCGGTCCCTCCGGCTCGGGCCGCACCCGGCTGCTGGACGCCGTCGCCACCGCCTGCGACGGCGTCGCGCCGGACGGCGTGGTGCGCCTGTCCGGCTACCGCCGCACGCCCACCGACGTGATGTACGAGCTGTTCGCCGCCGTCCACCGGGCCCCGCTGCACCGCCCCGACCGGGGCGAGCTGCTGCGCCTGCTCGGCGAGATCGGCGCGATCGTCGTCCTGGACGACCTCGAATTCGGCGGCGCCGCGCTCGACGAGCTGCTGGGCGCCACGCCCGAGTGCGCCTTCCTGCTCGCCGCCACCCCGGACGTCGCCGCCCCCTCGCCCGGCTCCCACCTCGAAGAGGTCTTCCTCGGCGGCATCAGCCGCGACGCCTGCCGGGAGCTGCTGGAGGGCGTCGTCGGCCGCCCGCTCACCGACGAAGAGGCCGCGTGGGCCGCCGACCTGTGGTTCGAGTCCGAGGGGCTGCCGCTGCGCTTCGTGCAGGCGGGCGCGCTGCTGCGGCAGCGCACGGGGACGTCCGGCGCGTACGGCGAGCCGTCCGACGACGTGCCCGCGGGCGGTGAGCGGCCGCTGCCGGCCGCCGCCGAGGCCGCCTCGCCCGCGCCGCTGATCGCCGCCGGGCTGAGCGAGGCCGCGCGCGAGACGCTGCGCTTCGCGGTCGCGCTGGGCGGCGAGCTGCCCCACCAGGCGCACCTGCCCGCGCTCGCCCAGGACACCCACGCGGACGCCGCCCTCGGCGATCTGCTGGGCTGCGGGCTGATCACCCCGGCGGGAGGCCACTACCGGCTCGCCGCGACCGTACAGGACCAGCTGACGGACGCCGGGTACGCGGACGACGCGGGGGAGCGGGCGCTGACCGCCGCCCAGCACTACGCCTGGTGGGCCGGGCACCCCTCGGTCACCCCGGAGCGCGCCGCCGCCGAGTCCGACGCGATCCTGGCCGCGATGGGCGTGCTGACCGGCAGCCGGGACGGCGGCCACCCCAGCGCCGCCGTGCTCCTCGCCCGTACGGCCGCCCCGGCCTTCGCCGCCGCCCTGCACTGGAGCGCCTGGGAGCGCAGCCTGCGGCACGGCGCCGAGGCCGCCCGGATCGCCGGGGAGGTGGCCGAGGAGGCGTACTTCCACCACGAGCTGGGCGTCCTCGCCCTGTGCACCGGCAACGTGGACCGGGCGCGGGCCGAGCTGGAGGCGTCGATAGGGCTGCGCGGCGTGCTCTCCGACCGGCGCGGCGCGGTCGCCGGCCGGCGCGCGCTGGCCCTGGTCGCGGACCGCTCCGGCAAGTTCACCCCGCCCGCCGGGACGGCCACCCCGGCCGGTGAGGAGATCCCGGACGCGCGGACGGAGGAGTCGGCCTCGCCGCCCGGCGGGGTGCCCGCCGCGCTCGCCGCGGCCCCGGCCGTCGACGCGACGGCGCCCACCGTCGTCAACCGCAGCGTGGCCTCCGGCAAGGGCACGGGCGGCGGCCCGGCCAAGGGCCGCCGGGCCCTGGTGCTCGGCGCCCGGCGCAACCTGGTCGCCGCGGGCGCCGGAGCGCTGCTCGTCGCCGTCCTGGGCACCGTGGTCACGCTGGGCGCGGTCTCCGGCTCCGACGGCGGTACGGGTGACAAGGTCACCCCCGAGCAGTCCGCCCAGCCGGGGCAGAGCGACGACGGCCTGCCCGCCGACCAGCCGGGCGCCGACAGCACCCGGACCGGACAGGGCGGCCGCCCCGGCACGGTCACCGGCCACCGCTCGACGGCGCCCGGCACCCCGGGCACCAGCGGGCGGCCGAGCACCGGCCCGACCGGCGGCGCCACCGACCCGACGACCGGCGGGCCGACCGGCGGGAGCACCCGCCCGACCGACCCGACGACGCGGCCGACGGACGGCAGCACCCGTCCGACCGGGAAGCCCACGGACAAGCCCACCGACAAGCCGACCGACAAACCCACGGACAAGCCCACCGACAAGCCGACGGACAAGCCGACGCCGACCGACAAGCCGACGAGCCAGGAGCCGACGGGCACCTCGGGCAGCACCGGCAGCGGGGGCACCGGCAGCGCCTCGGCCACCACCACCGGCTCCGGCACGGCCGGTGGCGGCACGACCGGCGGGGACGCCCCCACGGCCGGCGGGGGCTCGACCGGAGGCACGACCGGCGGCTGA
- a CDS encoding STAS domain-containing protein, giving the protein MHIRGDHAELVVGGRLDVRSAADARTVLHTAVDSGQGDLVLDLTGLDSWDATGLGVIMGAHRRAGRANRRLVLRGVPPQMQRLLVATRLHRILAIEGGIEAESLPRV; this is encoded by the coding sequence ATGCACATCAGGGGCGACCACGCCGAGCTGGTCGTCGGGGGCCGCCTCGACGTCCGCAGCGCGGCGGACGCCCGTACCGTCCTGCACACCGCCGTCGACTCCGGCCAGGGCGACCTGGTGCTCGATCTGACCGGCCTGGACTCGTGGGACGCCACCGGCCTCGGCGTCATCATGGGCGCGCACCGCCGCGCCGGGCGGGCCAACCGCCGGCTGGTGCTGCGCGGCGTACCGCCCCAGATGCAGCGGCTCCTGGTCGCCACCCGGCTGCACCGCATCCTCGCCATCGAGGGCGGCATCGAGGCCGAGAGCCTGCCGCGGGTCTGA
- a CDS encoding 3-hydroxyacyl-CoA dehydrogenase family protein, whose product MAKKLAVIGAGLMGSGIAQVSAQAGWEVVLRDVTDGALARGRSGIEKSYEKFVGKGKLAAEDAERALGRITTTTDLDAAADADIVVEAVFERIEVKREIFQSLDKLVKDEAVLASNTSAIPITKIAAATGRPERVVGTHFFSPVPMMQLCELVRGYKTSDETLATARAFAESVGKTCIVVNRDVAGFVTTRLISALVVEAAKLYESGVATAEDIDTACKLGFGHAMGPLATADLTGVDILLHATDNIYTESQDEKFAPPEIMRRMVDAGDIGRKSGQGFYEH is encoded by the coding sequence GTGGCAAAGAAGCTCGCCGTCATCGGGGCCGGACTGATGGGGTCCGGCATCGCGCAGGTCTCGGCCCAGGCGGGCTGGGAGGTCGTCCTCCGCGATGTGACGGACGGGGCGCTGGCCCGCGGCCGGAGCGGCATCGAGAAGTCGTACGAGAAGTTCGTGGGCAAGGGCAAGCTGGCCGCGGAGGACGCGGAGCGGGCGCTGGGCCGGATCACCACCACGACCGACCTGGACGCGGCCGCCGACGCGGACATCGTCGTCGAGGCCGTCTTCGAGCGGATCGAGGTCAAGCGGGAGATCTTCCAGAGCCTGGACAAGCTGGTCAAGGACGAGGCGGTGCTCGCCTCCAACACCTCCGCCATCCCGATCACCAAGATCGCGGCGGCCACCGGGCGCCCCGAGCGGGTGGTCGGCACCCACTTCTTCTCGCCGGTGCCGATGATGCAGCTGTGCGAGCTGGTGCGCGGCTACAAGACCAGTGACGAAACCCTCGCCACCGCCCGCGCGTTCGCCGAGTCGGTCGGCAAGACCTGCATCGTCGTCAACCGCGATGTGGCCGGCTTCGTGACCACCCGGCTGATCTCGGCGCTGGTCGTCGAGGCGGCGAAGCTGTACGAGTCCGGGGTGGCCACCGCCGAGGACATCGACACCGCCTGCAAGCTGGGCTTCGGGCACGCCATGGGGCCGCTGGCCACCGCCGACCTGACCGGCGTGGACATCCTGCTGCACGCCACCGACAACATCTACACCGAGTCGCAGGACGAGAAGTTCGCGCCGCCGGAGATCATGCGGCGGATGGTGGACGCCGGCGATATCGGCCGCAAGAGCGGGCAAGGCTTCTACGAGCACTGA
- a CDS encoding TetR/AcrR family transcriptional regulator: MAEGLRERKKRQTRQHISDMATGLFLERGFDAVTVAEVAEVCDVSVNTVYNYFPAKEDLFMDRSAGLVDRLARFVRGRDAGESAAAAVLRELREQVEAVSPAVGLVQGYDRFMRVIEGSATLKARLWHLQQEQLTRLEETLRQEAGAAADDWLPLMVAGQLNWVHSTLMGYIGREMMAGRAPDEVSREALALLDDLQDALGGKVLNYAVRAGG, encoded by the coding sequence ATGGCAGAGGGACTCAGGGAGCGGAAGAAGCGGCAGACGCGCCAGCACATCTCGGACATGGCCACCGGCCTGTTCCTGGAACGCGGCTTCGACGCGGTGACCGTCGCGGAGGTCGCCGAGGTCTGCGACGTCTCCGTCAACACCGTCTACAACTACTTCCCGGCCAAGGAAGACCTCTTCATGGACCGCAGCGCCGGGCTGGTGGACCGCCTCGCACGCTTCGTGCGCGGCCGGGACGCCGGGGAGTCGGCCGCCGCCGCCGTCCTGCGCGAACTGCGCGAGCAGGTGGAGGCGGTCTCGCCCGCCGTCGGCCTGGTCCAGGGCTACGACCGCTTCATGCGGGTCATCGAAGGCTCCGCCACCCTCAAGGCCCGCCTGTGGCACCTCCAGCAGGAACAGCTCACCCGGCTGGAGGAGACCCTGCGCCAGGAGGCGGGCGCGGCGGCGGACGACTGGCTGCCGCTCATGGTGGCCGGCCAGCTCAACTGGGTGCACAGCACGCTCATGGGCTACATCGGCCGCGAGATGATGGCCGGACGCGCACCCGACGAGGTGTCACGGGAGGCCCTCGCCCTGCTGGACGACCTCCAGGACGCGCTCGGCGGAAAGGTCCTCAACTATGCCGTGCGCGCGGGCGGATGA
- a CDS encoding ABC transporter ATP-binding protein yields the protein MAVISASGLARTFTTPRGTVEAVRGIDLTAERGEILGLLGPNGAGKTTTLRMLTTLLAPTGGSATVAGCDLARDPAGVRRATGYVAQSGGVDPNVSVREELVTQGRLYRLPKAEATARAEELAHALGLDGLLDRRCAAMSGGQRRRLDIAMGLVHRPTVLFLDEPTTGLDPGSRADLWELVRRLRTDFGTTVVLTTHYLDEADALADRVVVVDQGVVAAEGTPRALKTEYAGSPDASLQDAFLAITGRSPTPADTAPVAV from the coding sequence ATGGCAGTCATCAGCGCGTCCGGCCTGGCCCGGACCTTCACCACCCCGCGCGGCACCGTCGAAGCGGTGCGCGGCATCGACCTCACCGCCGAGCGCGGTGAGATCCTCGGTCTGCTCGGCCCGAACGGCGCCGGGAAGACCACCACCCTGCGGATGCTCACCACACTCCTCGCGCCCACCGGCGGCAGCGCGACGGTGGCCGGCTGCGATCTCGCCCGCGACCCGGCCGGGGTGCGGCGCGCCACCGGTTACGTGGCCCAGTCCGGCGGCGTCGATCCGAACGTCTCCGTACGGGAGGAACTGGTGACCCAGGGGCGCCTGTACCGCCTGCCGAAGGCCGAGGCGACGGCCCGCGCCGAGGAACTGGCGCACGCGCTCGGCCTCGACGGGCTGCTGGACCGCAGGTGCGCGGCGATGTCCGGCGGGCAGCGGCGGCGGCTGGACATCGCGATGGGTCTGGTGCACCGGCCGACGGTGCTCTTCCTGGACGAGCCGACCACCGGGCTCGATCCCGGCAGCCGGGCCGACCTGTGGGAGCTGGTCCGGCGGCTGCGCACGGACTTCGGCACCACGGTCGTCCTGACCACCCACTACCTCGACGAGGCGGACGCGCTCGCGGACCGCGTCGTGGTCGTGGACCAGGGCGTGGTGGCCGCCGAGGGCACCCCGCGCGCGCTCAAGACCGAGTACGCCGGTTCGCCCGACGCGTCCCTCCAGGACGCCTTCCTGGCCATCACCGGGCGCAGCCCCACTCCCGCGGACACCGCTCCCGTCGCCGTCTGA
- a CDS encoding ABC transporter permease: MSSVLSDTALIFGRYARQTLRSRLQMFFGVLMPLLYLFFFGPLLTDLPLASEGSSWQVLVPGLLLQLALFGGSFCGFAIIIEKQYGVLERMRVTPVSRLALLLGRVLRDAALFTFQAVLLVLAAVVMGLRAPLGGILIGFAFVAVTTVALSSFSYALALKVGSPQEFGPVVNAATMPTMLLSGLMLPMALAPGWLDVLSHVMPLRYLVDGVRAAYVGDYTAASLLYGALVAAGLAVLAAAVCARAFRRAAA, translated from the coding sequence ATGTCCTCCGTCCTGTCCGACACGGCCCTGATCTTCGGGCGCTATGCCCGGCAGACCCTGCGTTCCAGGCTCCAGATGTTCTTCGGCGTGCTGATGCCGCTGCTGTACCTGTTCTTCTTCGGCCCGCTGCTGACCGACCTGCCGCTGGCCTCCGAGGGCAGCTCCTGGCAGGTCCTGGTGCCCGGCCTGCTGCTCCAACTCGCGCTCTTCGGCGGGTCGTTCTGCGGCTTCGCCATCATCATCGAGAAGCAGTACGGCGTTCTGGAGCGCATGCGGGTGACGCCCGTCAGCCGGCTCGCGCTGCTGCTGGGGCGGGTGCTGCGGGACGCGGCGCTGTTCACCTTCCAGGCGGTGCTGCTGGTGCTGGCGGCGGTGGTGATGGGACTGCGGGCGCCGCTGGGCGGCATCCTCATCGGGTTCGCGTTCGTCGCCGTGACGACCGTCGCGCTGTCCTCGTTCTCGTACGCGCTGGCCCTGAAGGTCGGTTCGCCGCAGGAGTTCGGGCCGGTCGTCAACGCCGCCACCATGCCCACGATGCTGCTGTCCGGCCTCATGCTGCCGATGGCCCTGGCGCCCGGCTGGCTGGACGTGCTCTCGCACGTCATGCCGCTGCGCTACCTCGTGGACGGCGTCCGGGCGGCCTACGTGGGCGACTACACCGCGGCGAGCCTGCTGTACGGCGCGCTGGTCGCGGCCGGACTCGCCGTCCTGGCCGCTGCCGTGTGCGCCCGTGCCTTCCGCAGGGCCGCCGCGTAG
- a CDS encoding cob(I)yrinic acid a,c-diamide adenosyltransferase, whose product MVNLTRIYTRTGDKGTTALGDMSRTAKTDTRIAAYADANEANAAIGVAIALGSLPEDVVKVLVRVQNDLFDVGADLSTPVVENPEFPPLRVEQSYIDKLEADCDHYLEGLEKLRSFILPGGTAGAALLHQACTVVRRAERSTWAALETHGDTMNHLTATYLNRLSDLLFILARTANKEQGDVLWVPGGER is encoded by the coding sequence ATGGTCAATTTGACGCGCATCTACACCCGTACCGGCGACAAGGGCACCACCGCCCTCGGTGACATGAGCCGGACCGCCAAGACCGACACACGGATCGCGGCCTACGCGGACGCCAACGAGGCCAACGCGGCGATCGGTGTGGCCATCGCGCTCGGCTCGCTGCCGGAGGACGTCGTCAAGGTGCTCGTCCGGGTGCAGAACGACCTCTTCGACGTGGGCGCGGACCTGTCGACGCCGGTGGTGGAGAACCCGGAGTTCCCGCCGCTGCGCGTCGAGCAGTCCTACATCGACAAGCTGGAGGCGGACTGCGACCACTACCTGGAGGGCCTGGAGAAGCTGCGCAGCTTCATCCTGCCCGGCGGTACGGCGGGCGCCGCGCTGCTGCACCAGGCGTGCACGGTCGTACGCCGTGCCGAGCGCTCCACCTGGGCGGCGCTGGAGACCCACGGCGACACCATGAACCACCTCACCGCCACCTACCTCAACCGCCTCTCCGACCTGCTGTTCATCCTCGCCCGTACGGCCAACAAGGAGCAGGGCGACGTGCTGTGGGTGCCGGGCGGCGAGCGGTAG
- a CDS encoding sensor histidine kinase, whose protein sequence is MTARPRPFPPRPHRDDLRIAVCGLLGGLLVWALGLRNNGPIVDLPDWLILLALAAMSGAELLRRSAPRTALATATAALALDVCTGGLIITIVMFTDVVYAAVLYGSPATARRLPVLTVLLTVAATVVPVAVLRDPRALLLGIGVGVITAAPAFTGVIIREHRDAARAARLEAEQTALLAEMDRTQAVVAERARMARELHDMVANHLSAIAIHATAAQSIDDPAATREALGVIRENSVQGLAEMRRLIGLLRDAKDSGATAEAQATPTLGGLDALLRQARANGASSGLTFTLQDDRRADRQNDRQDTRADGGAARLPAPVELAAYRIVQESLTNALKHAAPGEVTVRIAYAPGGPLTVSVTSPFGDRPGPRAPGSGAGLVGMRERIALLGGAFEAGPENAGDRKTWRVRATLPVREEEEER, encoded by the coding sequence GTGACCGCACGACCCCGCCCCTTCCCGCCCCGGCCGCACCGCGACGACCTGCGCATCGCCGTCTGCGGGCTGCTCGGCGGCCTGCTGGTGTGGGCGCTGGGACTGCGCAACAACGGGCCGATCGTGGACCTGCCGGACTGGCTGATCCTGCTGGCGCTGGCCGCCATGTCCGGCGCCGAGCTGCTGCGCCGCAGCGCGCCGCGCACCGCGCTGGCCACGGCGACCGCCGCGCTCGCGCTGGACGTGTGCACCGGCGGGCTGATCATCACGATCGTGATGTTCACCGACGTCGTCTACGCCGCGGTGCTGTACGGGTCGCCGGCCACCGCCCGGCGGCTGCCGGTCCTCACCGTCCTGCTCACCGTCGCCGCCACCGTCGTCCCGGTCGCGGTGCTGCGCGACCCGCGGGCCCTGCTGCTCGGCATCGGCGTCGGGGTGATCACGGCCGCGCCCGCCTTCACCGGCGTCATCATCCGCGAGCACCGCGACGCCGCGCGGGCCGCCCGGCTGGAGGCCGAACAGACCGCGCTGCTGGCCGAGATGGACCGCACCCAGGCCGTCGTCGCCGAACGCGCCCGGATGGCCCGGGAGTTGCACGACATGGTCGCCAACCACCTGTCGGCCATCGCGATCCACGCCACGGCCGCGCAGTCCATAGACGACCCGGCCGCCACCCGGGAGGCGCTCGGCGTCATCCGGGAGAACAGTGTGCAGGGCCTGGCCGAGATGCGGCGGCTGATCGGGCTGCTGCGGGACGCGAAGGATTCCGGCGCGACGGCCGAGGCACAGGCCACACCGACCCTGGGCGGGCTGGACGCGCTGCTGCGGCAGGCGCGCGCCAACGGGGCGAGCAGCGGTCTGACCTTCACCCTCCAGGACGACCGGCGGGCCGACCGGCAGAACGACCGGCAGGACACCCGGGCGGACGGCGGCGCCGCGCGGCTGCCCGCGCCGGTGGAGCTGGCCGCGTACCGCATCGTGCAGGAGTCGCTGACCAACGCCCTCAAGCACGCCGCGCCCGGCGAGGTGACGGTCCGCATCGCATACGCTCCCGGCGGCCCGCTCACCGTCAGCGTGACCAGCCCCTTCGGCGACCGTCCCGGCCCGCGCGCGCCCGGCTCCGGCGCGGGGCTGGTCGGCATGCGGGAGCGGATCGCCCTGCTCGGGGGCGCTTTCGAGGCCGGTCCCGAGAACGCGGGAGACCGCAAGACATGGCGGGTACGGGCCACGCTCCCGGTCCGTGAGGAGGAAGAGGAACGATGA
- a CDS encoding response regulator — protein MTAATGRPVRVLIAEDQSAVRAGLVLILRSAPDIEVAGEAADGEEAVRLARELRPDVVLMDVQMPKLDGVSATRAIVTEELADVLVLTTFDLDEYVFGALRAGAAGFLLKDTEAAALVDAVRTVAAGEGLIAPAVTRRLIAEFASPRSARRPAGAAAPDPAVLDTLTRREREVLGCLGRGMSNADIAVRLEVAEATVKTHVSRLLGKLGLRSRVQAAVLAQELGVGDD, from the coding sequence ATGACAGCTGCCACCGGCCGCCCGGTCCGGGTGCTGATCGCCGAGGACCAGTCCGCCGTACGGGCCGGGCTGGTGCTGATCCTGCGCTCGGCCCCCGACATCGAGGTGGCCGGGGAGGCCGCGGACGGCGAGGAGGCGGTACGGCTGGCCCGTGAGCTGCGTCCCGACGTGGTCCTGATGGACGTACAGATGCCCAAGCTGGACGGGGTGTCGGCCACCCGCGCGATCGTCACCGAGGAGCTGGCCGACGTCCTGGTGCTGACCACGTTCGACCTGGACGAGTACGTCTTCGGGGCGCTGCGCGCGGGCGCCGCCGGGTTCCTGCTCAAGGACACCGAGGCGGCGGCGCTGGTGGACGCGGTGCGCACGGTGGCCGCCGGGGAGGGACTGATCGCCCCGGCCGTGACCCGGCGGCTGATCGCGGAGTTCGCCAGTCCCCGTTCGGCCCGCCGCCCCGCCGGCGCCGCGGCGCCGGACCCGGCGGTCCTGGACACCCTGACCCGCCGCGAACGCGAGGTGCTGGGGTGCCTGGGCCGGGGGATGTCGAACGCCGATATCGCGGTCCGGCTGGAGGTGGCGGAGGCCACCGTCAAGACGCACGTCAGCCGGCTGCTGGGGAAGCTGGGGCTGCGCAGCCGGGTGCAAGCGGCGGTGCTGGCGCAGGAGTTGGGCGTGGGTGACGACTGA